In a genomic window of Williamwhitmania sp.:
- a CDS encoding MarC family protein, with product MNDSIFTFSLTVFTGFFAIMNPIANVPIFLGLVEGKSELTKKRIAKTASITAFLIVVVFVILGKYIFELFGITIPAFKVTGGILIFYIGFEMLLSQKSKIHNPEEVDLDDGIAISPLAIPILSGPGTIVTAMNSVTDASLLRIGIVIAIFAIMIYLTYWAFQLSERIVKTLGANLIAVLGKLMGLILAIMGAGMTIAGIKLAFGI from the coding sequence ATGAACGACAGCATTTTCACATTTTCGTTAACAGTATTTACGGGGTTCTTTGCCATAATGAACCCCATTGCCAACGTGCCCATCTTCCTCGGTTTGGTTGAAGGGAAAAGCGAGCTGACAAAGAAGCGTATTGCAAAAACTGCATCCATTACTGCCTTTTTGATTGTGGTAGTTTTTGTTATTCTTGGGAAGTATATTTTTGAGCTGTTTGGAATTACCATCCCGGCGTTTAAAGTTACCGGCGGCATTCTTATCTTCTACATTGGTTTTGAGATGCTGCTTTCTCAAAAGTCGAAGATACACAATCCAGAGGAGGTGGATCTCGACGATGGAATTGCCATATCACCACTGGCCATTCCCATTCTTTCCGGCCCAGGAACCATTGTTACGGCCATGAACAGCGTTACCGATGCTAGCCTGCTGCGCATTGGGATTGTTATTGCCATTTTTGCGATCATGATTTATCTAACCTACTGGGCATTTCAGCTCAGCGAGCGAATTGTTAAAACTTTAGGTGCCAACCTAATTGCCGTCTTGGGGAAGCTCATGGGGCTAATCCTTGCTATTATGGGAGCAGGCATGACAATTGCTGGAATAAAGCTGGCATTTGGTATATAG